One genomic segment of Kiritimatiella glycovorans includes these proteins:
- the dnaG gene encoding DNA primase: MKRDAAQITEEIRNRSDIVEVISACVPGLKRAGATWKALCPFHKEKTASFTVHPDRQVFRCYGCGESGDVFSFIEKFEQVDFKTARKILAERAGVPLEDERPRRAGEPDKARLLKLLSEAAKHYHHLLMESTEGKEARAYVRSRKLEERSVKDFLFGYAPDEWRATLEWGRKKGFTEKELIAGGLVQKKEDRPEAQPYDRFRNRLMFPIRDMMGRVIGFSGRALDDSDPRAPKYYNSPETMLFHKNRVLFALDRARKSMADRQCALIVEGQIDAVRCHEQGFTHTVASQGTALTAEHARLLKRHTDEVIFLLDADAAGENAALKSLTAFLAEELVVRVATLPEGEDPDSLLRDRGAGPFRELIEQALPAIDFQVGVFRRREGGENEAGFQRTVRAVAQTLRELPEGVRREKLRRRAAGLLDVSESALDAELRRGRRRRPTPEPEAAPPAEKEAEAPPPAEYGLLELLIHHPEGTTHLIEDYVTPDSFSDGDCRRIFEAILTDPDGAWQNELSEAPDRCRAMAARLITEPDKIRPEDTSCTEAARDYILRLEISAAERRRAEARKRSRDQDPEAAREMLEQTTRLSVLRLGWNRATDPDEGVLFPLGSS, encoded by the coding sequence ATGAAACGGGACGCGGCCCAGATCACCGAGGAAATCCGCAACCGCTCCGATATCGTCGAAGTCATCAGCGCCTGCGTTCCGGGACTCAAGCGCGCCGGGGCCACCTGGAAAGCGCTCTGTCCCTTCCACAAGGAGAAAACGGCGTCGTTCACCGTGCATCCCGACCGGCAGGTATTCCGCTGTTACGGCTGCGGGGAATCGGGCGATGTCTTCAGCTTCATCGAGAAGTTCGAGCAGGTCGATTTCAAGACCGCCCGGAAGATCCTCGCCGAGCGCGCGGGGGTTCCGCTCGAGGACGAGCGGCCGCGCCGCGCGGGCGAACCGGACAAGGCCCGGCTGCTGAAACTGCTGAGCGAGGCCGCGAAGCACTATCACCATCTCCTCATGGAATCGACCGAAGGCAAGGAGGCCCGGGCCTACGTCCGTTCGCGAAAACTCGAGGAGCGTTCGGTGAAGGATTTCCTCTTCGGCTACGCTCCGGACGAGTGGCGCGCCACCCTGGAATGGGGGCGGAAAAAGGGATTTACCGAAAAGGAGCTGATCGCCGGCGGTCTGGTTCAGAAGAAGGAGGACCGCCCCGAAGCGCAGCCCTACGACCGGTTCCGCAACCGCCTGATGTTCCCGATCCGCGATATGATGGGCCGGGTGATCGGGTTCAGCGGCCGGGCGCTGGACGACTCGGATCCCCGGGCCCCGAAGTACTACAACAGTCCCGAGACGATGCTCTTCCACAAGAACCGCGTCCTCTTTGCGCTGGACCGGGCGCGGAAGAGCATGGCCGACCGGCAATGCGCCCTGATCGTCGAGGGCCAGATCGATGCGGTGCGATGCCACGAGCAGGGGTTCACCCACACCGTGGCCTCACAGGGCACCGCCCTGACGGCCGAACACGCGCGGCTGCTGAAACGGCATACGGATGAGGTGATCTTTCTGCTCGACGCGGACGCCGCCGGCGAGAACGCGGCACTCAAATCGCTGACCGCCTTTCTCGCCGAGGAACTGGTCGTCCGGGTGGCCACACTGCCCGAGGGCGAAGACCCGGACAGTCTGCTCCGCGACCGGGGAGCCGGACCCTTCCGCGAACTGATCGAACAGGCGCTCCCGGCGATCGACTTCCAGGTCGGCGTGTTCCGCCGCCGCGAGGGGGGAGAGAACGAGGCCGGCTTCCAGCGAACGGTGCGCGCCGTCGCGCAGACGCTGCGCGAGCTGCCCGAAGGCGTACGCCGCGAAAAGCTGCGGCGTCGCGCCGCCGGCCTGCTCGACGTGAGCGAGTCCGCACTGGACGCGGAACTGCGGCGCGGACGCCGCCGGCGGCCCACGCCGGAACCGGAAGCCGCCCCGCCCGCGGAAAAGGAAGCCGAAGCGCCTCCGCCGGCCGAGTACGGGCTTCTCGAATTACTGATTCATCATCCCGAAGGCACCACCCACCTGATTGAGGACTACGTGACCCCGGACTCGTTCAGCGACGGGGACTGCCGGAGAATCTTCGAGGCGATCCTCACGGACCCCGACGGCGCCTGGCAGAATGAATTGAGCGAGGCCCCGGACCGCTGCCGGGCGATGGCGGCCCGCCTGATCACGGAGCCCGACAAAATCCGGCCGGAAGACACGTCCTGCACGGAAGCAGCCCGGGATTATATTCTGCGGCTGGAAATCAGCGCCGCCGAACGGCGCCGGGCGGAGGCCCGGAAACGCAGCCGCGACCAGGATCCCGAGGCGGCACGCGAAATGCTCGAACAGACCACGCGCCTGAGCGTCCTGCGCCTCGGGTGGAACAGGGCGACCGACCCGGACGAAGGGGTGCTGTTCCCGCTCGGGTCCTCCTGA
- a CDS encoding CvpA family protein, translating into MEHLSAVQTWNPVDIAFIALTAVCALRGIVRGLSGELAHLLGTITLVLLFIFGFNPAVDVLRDAYGFGPLASKTTAVVALLLINLGAFFLLQFICHALIRQGAHMIVDRFFGVFAGALRGAFIGVLLLFAAGFLEQEGARDAVCRESRTGRWVYSELHPLIEQYLPRAPLPPGCDAPEPAEKPARPAEEWEQVIDES; encoded by the coding sequence ATGGAACACCTGAGCGCCGTGCAGACATGGAACCCGGTGGATATCGCCTTTATTGCGCTGACGGCGGTCTGCGCGCTGCGGGGCATCGTGCGCGGTCTTTCGGGTGAGCTGGCGCATTTACTCGGCACGATAACCCTCGTGCTGCTCTTCATCTTCGGCTTCAATCCGGCGGTGGACGTCCTGCGCGACGCCTACGGATTCGGTCCGCTGGCATCGAAGACCACCGCGGTCGTCGCCCTGCTGCTGATCAACCTCGGCGCATTCTTTCTGCTGCAGTTTATCTGCCACGCCCTGATCCGGCAGGGTGCGCACATGATCGTGGACCGGTTCTTCGGGGTTTTCGCCGGCGCCCTGCGGGGGGCGTTCATCGGCGTGCTGCTGCTGTTCGCCGCCGGGTTCCTGGAGCAGGAGGGAGCGCGCGACGCCGTGTGCCGCGAGTCGCGCACCGGCCGATGGGTGTACTCCGAGCTGCACCCGCTCATTGAGCAGTACCTGCCCCGCGCCCCGCTCCCGCCCGGGTGCGACGCCCCGGAACCCGCGGAGAAACCGGCCCGGCCGGCCGAAGAGTGGGAACAGGTCATCGACGAATCATGA
- the efp gene encoding elongation factor P has protein sequence MYSASDLKKNLKIEIEGDPCVITDFEFSKPGKGQALYKCRIKNMITGNTFDRTYRSVDKIDEARLQSKTYIYSYREGNHYIFMDAETYDQLPVSPEILGDQEPFLQEDMEVEILLHNARPIEVTLPFFVDMKIEETEPGARGDTATNVTKDATVEGGHVIQVPIFVNEGDTVRIDTRTGGYVSRV, from the coding sequence ATGTATTCGGCATCGGACCTGAAGAAGAACCTGAAAATTGAAATCGAGGGCGATCCGTGTGTGATCACCGATTTCGAATTCTCGAAACCGGGCAAGGGACAGGCGCTCTACAAGTGCCGGATCAAGAATATGATCACCGGCAACACCTTCGACCGTACCTACCGGTCGGTGGACAAGATTGACGAGGCCCGGCTGCAGTCCAAAACCTATATTTACTCCTACCGCGAAGGCAATCATTACATCTTCATGGATGCCGAGACCTATGACCAGCTTCCGGTTTCACCGGAGATTCTCGGCGACCAGGAACCGTTCCTCCAGGAGGACATGGAGGTGGAAATCCTGCTTCACAACGCGCGCCCCATCGAAGTGACCCTGCCGTTTTTCGTGGACATGAAGATCGAGGAGACCGAGCCGGGCGCGCGCGGAGATACCGCGACCAACGTCACCAAGGACGCCACCGTCGAGGGCGGACACGTGATCCAGGTCCCGATCTTCGTCAATGAGGGCGATACCGTCCGGATCGATACCCGGACCGGGGGGTATGTCTCGCGCGTCTGA
- the epmA gene encoding EF-P lysine aminoacylase EpmA yields MSDLSAHERIRRRGALLSAVRDFLRGGGYMEVETPVRVRAPCPEEHIDAVRCEGGWLRTSPELHMKRMLCAGAERIYAAGPCFRRGEHGRLHREEYTMLEWYRVGAGCRDMIGETRRLVEACAGALGVPAPRPWSEWSVAEAFRRHAGWDPVAAFEPDRFDFDLTDRVEPAIKKHGGAVLLYGYPAGRAALARLDPGPPRVAERWELYIEGLEIANAYSELTDPVEQRGRFEACNADRARRGRDVYPVDEAFLEAMEAGLPECAGIALGIDRLLMALTGAQRIDDVLPFPEGQGRGCGMKSVQD; encoded by the coding sequence GTGAGTGATTTATCGGCACATGAACGAATCCGCCGTCGCGGTGCGCTCCTGAGCGCGGTCCGCGATTTTCTGCGCGGCGGCGGATACATGGAGGTCGAGACGCCGGTGCGTGTCCGCGCGCCGTGTCCGGAGGAGCACATCGACGCGGTTCGCTGCGAGGGCGGCTGGCTGCGCACCTCGCCCGAGCTTCATATGAAACGCATGCTGTGCGCGGGTGCGGAGCGCATCTATGCGGCGGGTCCCTGTTTCCGCCGCGGCGAACACGGGCGGCTGCATCGCGAGGAGTATACGATGCTCGAGTGGTACCGCGTCGGGGCCGGGTGTCGGGATATGATCGGCGAGACGCGCCGCCTGGTCGAGGCCTGCGCCGGAGCGTTGGGGGTTCCGGCCCCCCGGCCGTGGAGCGAGTGGAGCGTGGCGGAGGCATTCAGGCGGCATGCGGGGTGGGATCCGGTGGCCGCATTCGAGCCCGACCGGTTTGACTTCGATCTCACCGACAGGGTTGAGCCGGCGATCAAAAAACACGGCGGGGCGGTGCTGCTGTACGGCTATCCCGCCGGGCGGGCCGCGCTGGCGCGGCTCGATCCCGGCCCCCCGCGCGTCGCGGAGCGATGGGAACTCTATATTGAGGGACTGGAGATCGCCAACGCCTACTCGGAATTGACCGACCCCGTCGAGCAACGCGGGAGATTCGAGGCCTGCAACGCGGACCGCGCGCGGCGCGGGCGCGACGTCTATCCGGTCGATGAGGCCTTCCTGGAGGCCATGGAGGCAGGGCTGCCCGAATGCGCCGGAATCGCGCTGGGGATCGACCGGCTGCTGATGGCGCTCACGGGAGCGCAGCGCATCGACGACGTCCTGCCGTTTCCGGAGGGGCAGGGTAGAGGATGCGGAATGAAAAGCGTGCAGGATTGA
- a CDS encoding amylo-alpha-1,6-glucosidase: protein MKVKMTHSADLIQNPAPGTALRRFQGDVLAVELEAGDAGSGAAYLRTNLGRAAVRRAELIAEVHEDAPVLARDWHDLRMRPLGDGRYRIDLPLAETGCFEAKAFFLPEGTDDPLWPTGANLELKVESAGYSAANTLYTAFVRQFGPAKTRSSRERAHPDPIRALDAKNYTVIPPSGTFRDLIAELDFIIGTLGFRIVQLLPVHPIPTTFARMGRFGSPFAALDFMDVNPALAEFDRRVTPLGQFQELADAIHRRGARLFLDLPVNHTGWASSLQVHHPGWFARKADLSFRSPGAWGVTWADLSELDYRHRPLWRYMAEVFLFWCRRGVDGFRCDAGYMVPFDAWVYIVARVRAEYPDTLFLLEGLGGPVEVTEDLLAHAGLDWAYSELFQNYTRDQIEGYLPEGIRVSTTRGTLIHFAETHDNDRLASRSRSFARLRTMLTALCSDAGAFGITNGVEWFADEKIDVHEANALDWGREENQVERIARLTSILRRHPAFYPGAELRLIERGEGDVLALRRRYGEPDAQVLVVAQLDEEQAGPVRWAREEFDHAGGPVYDLISGGSVTVEEDDDGLMRCVLPPASVACLTTRREDLERVADREPGAVPEAVRRRRMKAAAMETRALLRGYADAGETDYDSLAASLAEDPVHFCAEAAGTEYAPVRLWRWPEDARRTILLPDAHLLLCRAKAPFRVELVGAGGGTLSCRDALPDAQGAYFVLLAPPPKVTELTPRKLNLTLHAPDATERGGTDLLQLPADDPGVRLCFDRSEVEERGLYAVTANRRAAAAQVRGDAGAVASQYDAVLAANPHPAAPADRRIMLTRFRAWIRRRGYSQAIQLPCLLEFGIDERREPRWRFEVPVGRGRRVWLDFVLALDRAANRVRLSLTRLEGGDGPDALDDREEVSVILRPDLEDRDHHTVTRAFEGAEQAWPAAVASGPDGFVFEPAAGRRLEVRAGRGAFMPEPEWTYMVEHPVEASRGLAGHTDLFSPGYFELALAGGASSTIVAAVNEEAAGPGVPAAESGDEKIRAATGLREAAREAMRLFVVDRDSSRTVIAGYPWFLDWGRDTLIFLRGMIAAGWTEEALDILAQFARFEENGTLPNMIRGEDVSNRDTSDAPLWFLIACRDLAARIGLETVRHHPAGPRTLGETARDIARGYLEGTPVGVKVEADSGLVFSPAHFTWMDTNHPAGSPREGYPIEIQALWYAGLRWLAQLDPGGRWESLAARVRSSAQRLYRRDSSPFCADTLHARPGTPAAQSKADDALRPNQLFAVTLGLFEDPAFCRSILRDCEELVVPGALRSLADRSVTRPLAVEHDGRLLNDPLRPYWGRYEGDEDTRRKPAYHNGTAWTWLYPMYAEAFEAVWGPEGHAAAASLLTAPVWIFEQGCLGQLAEILDGDAPHVLRGCGAQAWSVSELFRVLERIGENR, encoded by the coding sequence ATGAAGGTTAAAATGACGCATTCGGCGGATTTAATTCAGAATCCCGCTCCCGGCACGGCGCTGCGGCGCTTTCAGGGCGATGTGCTCGCCGTGGAACTGGAGGCCGGGGATGCGGGGTCGGGGGCGGCTTATCTGCGGACCAATCTCGGACGGGCTGCGGTGCGGCGCGCTGAACTGATCGCCGAGGTGCACGAGGACGCGCCGGTGCTCGCGCGCGACTGGCACGACCTGCGGATGCGCCCGCTGGGAGACGGGCGCTACCGGATCGACCTGCCGCTGGCCGAGACGGGCTGTTTCGAGGCCAAGGCCTTTTTCCTCCCCGAAGGCACGGACGATCCCCTTTGGCCGACGGGCGCGAATCTCGAACTCAAGGTCGAGTCCGCCGGGTACAGCGCCGCCAATACGCTCTATACGGCCTTCGTGCGCCAGTTCGGGCCGGCGAAGACCCGCTCCTCGCGGGAAAGGGCGCATCCCGACCCGATCCGTGCGCTCGACGCGAAGAACTATACGGTGATCCCGCCCTCCGGCACGTTCCGGGACCTGATCGCGGAGCTGGATTTCATCATCGGGACCCTGGGATTCCGGATCGTTCAGCTTCTGCCCGTCCACCCGATTCCCACCACCTTCGCGCGTATGGGAAGATTCGGCAGCCCGTTCGCCGCCCTTGATTTCATGGACGTGAATCCCGCGCTGGCGGAGTTCGACCGCCGGGTGACCCCGCTGGGGCAGTTCCAGGAGCTGGCCGACGCGATCCATCGTCGCGGAGCGCGCCTGTTTCTCGACCTTCCCGTAAACCACACCGGCTGGGCATCCTCGCTCCAGGTGCACCATCCCGGCTGGTTCGCCCGCAAAGCCGACCTGAGTTTTCGCTCGCCGGGGGCCTGGGGCGTGACCTGGGCCGATCTGTCCGAGCTGGATTATCGCCATCGTCCGCTGTGGCGCTACATGGCGGAGGTCTTTCTGTTCTGGTGCCGGCGGGGGGTCGACGGCTTCCGCTGCGACGCGGGGTACATGGTCCCATTCGACGCGTGGGTCTATATCGTCGCACGGGTCCGCGCCGAGTATCCCGACACGCTCTTCCTCCTTGAAGGGCTGGGCGGCCCCGTGGAAGTGACGGAGGATCTGCTCGCGCACGCGGGCCTCGACTGGGCCTATTCCGAGCTCTTCCAGAATTACACCCGCGACCAGATCGAGGGGTATCTGCCGGAGGGGATCCGTGTCTCCACCACCCGCGGCACCCTGATCCACTTCGCGGAGACGCACGACAACGACCGCCTCGCCTCCCGCTCGCGGTCCTTCGCGCGGCTGCGTACCATGCTCACGGCCCTCTGTTCCGATGCCGGCGCCTTCGGTATCACCAATGGAGTCGAGTGGTTCGCCGACGAGAAGATCGACGTGCACGAGGCGAATGCGCTCGACTGGGGCCGTGAGGAGAACCAGGTGGAGCGGATCGCCCGGCTTACGTCCATACTCCGGCGGCACCCCGCCTTTTATCCCGGCGCCGAACTGCGGCTGATCGAACGCGGGGAGGGGGACGTACTGGCCCTGCGGCGCCGTTACGGGGAGCCCGACGCGCAGGTGCTGGTCGTCGCGCAGCTCGACGAGGAGCAGGCGGGTCCCGTGCGGTGGGCGCGGGAGGAGTTCGATCACGCCGGAGGCCCGGTATACGATCTTATCAGCGGCGGGTCCGTCACGGTCGAAGAGGACGACGACGGCCTGATGCGCTGCGTGCTGCCCCCCGCGAGCGTCGCGTGCCTGACCACTCGCCGGGAGGATCTCGAACGGGTCGCCGACCGCGAGCCGGGTGCCGTCCCGGAGGCCGTGCGGCGCCGGAGAATGAAGGCCGCGGCGATGGAAACCCGCGCTCTGCTGCGCGGGTATGCCGACGCGGGAGAAACCGATTACGACTCGCTGGCGGCCTCTCTCGCCGAAGACCCCGTGCACTTCTGTGCCGAAGCGGCGGGAACGGAGTACGCGCCCGTGCGCCTGTGGCGCTGGCCGGAGGACGCGCGGCGAACGATCCTGCTTCCGGACGCGCACCTGCTCCTCTGCCGGGCTAAGGCGCCGTTCCGTGTAGAACTGGTCGGTGCGGGCGGCGGTACGCTCAGCTGCAGGGATGCGCTCCCCGATGCGCAGGGCGCGTATTTCGTGCTGCTCGCGCCGCCGCCGAAAGTGACGGAGCTGACGCCCCGGAAGCTGAACCTCACGCTTCACGCGCCGGACGCCACGGAGCGGGGCGGCACCGACCTGCTTCAGCTTCCGGCGGACGATCCCGGGGTGCGCCTGTGTTTCGATCGATCGGAAGTCGAAGAGCGCGGGCTCTACGCCGTCACGGCCAACCGTCGTGCCGCCGCGGCGCAGGTGCGGGGCGACGCGGGGGCGGTCGCCAGCCAGTACGACGCGGTGCTCGCCGCCAATCCGCATCCCGCCGCGCCCGCCGACCGGAGGATCATGCTCACCCGTTTCCGCGCCTGGATCCGCCGCCGCGGCTATTCGCAGGCCATCCAGCTGCCCTGTCTGCTGGAATTCGGAATCGACGAACGGCGTGAGCCCCGCTGGAGATTCGAGGTGCCTGTGGGCCGCGGGCGAAGGGTGTGGCTCGACTTTGTGCTCGCCCTCGACCGCGCGGCGAACCGCGTGCGTCTGAGCCTGACCCGGCTGGAAGGCGGCGACGGGCCGGACGCGCTGGACGACCGCGAGGAGGTCAGCGTGATCCTGAGGCCTGACCTCGAGGACCGGGATCATCACACCGTCACCCGCGCATTCGAGGGGGCGGAGCAGGCGTGGCCCGCGGCCGTGGCGTCCGGGCCGGACGGGTTCGTGTTCGAACCCGCCGCCGGGCGGAGGCTTGAAGTTCGAGCGGGGCGGGGCGCCTTCATGCCGGAACCCGAGTGGACCTACATGGTGGAACACCCCGTCGAGGCGTCGCGGGGACTCGCCGGCCATACCGACCTGTTCAGCCCCGGTTATTTCGAACTCGCGCTGGCCGGAGGCGCGTCCTCGACGATCGTGGCGGCCGTAAACGAAGAGGCGGCCGGGCCCGGAGTGCCGGCGGCGGAGTCCGGCGACGAAAAAATCCGGGCCGCGACCGGTCTGCGCGAGGCGGCCCGCGAGGCGATGCGGCTCTTTGTGGTCGATCGCGACTCGTCCCGCACCGTGATCGCCGGGTACCCCTGGTTCCTCGACTGGGGGCGGGATACGCTGATCTTCCTGCGCGGAATGATCGCCGCCGGCTGGACGGAGGAGGCGCTCGACATCCTCGCCCAATTCGCCCGTTTCGAGGAAAACGGGACCCTCCCGAACATGATCCGCGGAGAGGACGTCTCCAACCGCGACACCTCCGACGCCCCGCTCTGGTTCCTGATCGCCTGCCGCGATCTCGCCGCGCGGATCGGGCTGGAGACCGTGCGCCACCATCCGGCGGGACCCCGCACGCTCGGGGAGACGGCGCGCGACATCGCCCGGGGGTATCTCGAAGGCACGCCCGTCGGGGTGAAGGTCGAGGCGGACAGCGGGCTGGTGTTCAGCCCTGCGCATTTCACGTGGATGGACACCAATCACCCGGCCGGGTCGCCGCGCGAAGGGTACCCGATCGAGATCCAGGCGCTCTGGTATGCGGGGTTGCGCTGGCTCGCGCAGCTCGATCCCGGCGGCCGCTGGGAATCCCTGGCCGCTCGCGTGCGCTCGAGCGCCCAGCGGCTCTACCGCCGCGACTCGAGCCCGTTCTGCGCCGATACGCTGCACGCGCGGCCGGGCACGCCCGCCGCGCAGTCGAAGGCCGACGATGCCCTCCGGCCGAATCAGCTGTTCGCCGTGACGCTGGGATTATTCGAAGACCCGGCGTTCTGCCGTTCAATCCTGAGGGACTGCGAGGAGCTGGTCGTTCCCGGCGCGCTGCGCAGCCTCGCCGACCGCTCCGTTACCCGGCCGCTGGCGGTGGAGCACGACGGACGACTGCTGAACGACCCCCTGCGTCCGTACTGGGGGCGGTACGAGGGGGATGAAGACACCCGCCGCAAACCCGCCTATCACAACGGCACGGCCTGGACCTGGCTTTACCCGATGTACGCCGAAGCGTTCGAGGCGGTCTGGGGACCGGAAGGACACGCCGCGGCCGCCTCGCTGCTCACGGCGCCGGTCTGGATTTTTGAACAGGGTTGCCTCGGGCAGCTCGCCGAGATCCTGGACGGCGATGCGCCCCACGTCCTGCGCGGCTGCGGCGCACAGGCCTGGTCCGTTTCCGAGCTGTTCCGCGTCCTTGAGAGGATCGGGGAAAACCGTTAA
- the glgP gene encoding alpha-glucan family phosphorylase: protein MNGLQLFNVAPAVPEPVRFLETLTRNLWWSWHPDAQELFRRIDPHLWRQTGHNPLAFLSGVDQRRLEKLADDEGFLEHQRQVRERFELEVESVPAEEESCRSVAYFSLEYGIHESMKIYSGGLGVLAGDHLKAASDMRLPMVAVGLLYRQGYFEQYLNSEAWQQEHYPENEVQHLPVQKVFDESGHQIEIELPLPDGMLRAVVWRLEVGRIPVYLLDANLPGNPPPYREVTAQLYGGGRETRLRQELLLGIGGYRALLAAGYRPHVCHINEGHAAFLSLARLAHLTREEHLEREAAIEVVSRTNVFTTHTPVPAGNEVFRVDLLRPHLEALEEQIGIPADEVIAWGSPPHQPEPAELSMTILGLRMSHFNNGVSELHGSVARRMWSFLWPKLQEDEVPITHVTNGVHIQSWLAPEMAQLFDRYLGPQWRWHPGDPEVLAHIEYIPDDELWRAHEVIRSRLIRTARERMTQQYQRRNATRAELAQARSVLDHDALTIGFARRFATYKRATLLLRDPDRLLRLLGNDERPVQLVFAGKAHPADEGGKRLIRELVDFARRAEIRMRMIFLEDYDMYVARRLVQGVDVWLNTPRRPLEASGTSGMKAAVNGGLNVSTLDGWWCEGYARENGWAIGRGVEYEDLDYQDSVESQALYNLLEDEIIPAFYDRPLGDLPGNWVKMMKASIHMVLGRFTSHRMLAEYQDRFYRPGCRDFERLTEEGARGARTLVEQRRRFEAHWHEVSVEDPVADRNIVSVHVGDSFAVSTRVNLGSLDPEDVDIQLYFGPVDSHNRMTRSEVRSMELEGGERENAHRYRQEVTCRTTGRFGFTARAVPKGDEWRKIMPGFITWAGEG from the coding sequence ATGAACGGACTGCAACTTTTCAATGTGGCACCGGCGGTGCCGGAACCCGTGCGGTTTCTGGAGACGCTGACGCGCAATCTCTGGTGGTCGTGGCATCCCGACGCGCAGGAACTCTTCCGCCGCATCGACCCGCATCTCTGGCGTCAGACCGGTCACAATCCGCTGGCGTTTCTCAGCGGTGTCGACCAGCGCAGACTGGAGAAGCTGGCGGATGATGAAGGCTTCCTCGAGCATCAGCGTCAGGTGCGGGAGCGGTTCGAGCTGGAGGTCGAGTCTGTGCCCGCGGAAGAAGAGTCCTGCCGGTCCGTGGCCTATTTCTCGCTCGAATACGGCATCCACGAGAGCATGAAGATCTACTCCGGCGGGCTGGGTGTGCTGGCGGGGGATCATCTCAAGGCGGCCTCCGACATGCGGCTGCCGATGGTCGCCGTCGGCCTGCTCTACCGCCAGGGGTATTTTGAGCAGTATCTCAACAGCGAGGCCTGGCAGCAGGAGCATTATCCCGAGAACGAGGTTCAGCATCTCCCGGTTCAGAAGGTGTTCGACGAATCGGGGCATCAGATCGAGATCGAGCTGCCTCTGCCGGACGGCATGTTGCGGGCCGTGGTCTGGCGGCTCGAGGTCGGCCGCATCCCGGTGTATCTGCTCGATGCGAACCTTCCCGGTAATCCGCCGCCCTACCGCGAGGTTACCGCCCAGCTTTACGGCGGAGGACGCGAGACGCGCCTCCGCCAGGAGCTGCTCCTCGGCATCGGCGGGTACCGCGCGCTGCTCGCCGCCGGCTACCGTCCGCATGTGTGCCATATCAATGAAGGCCATGCCGCCTTTCTCAGTCTCGCCCGGCTCGCCCATCTGACCCGGGAAGAGCACCTGGAGCGCGAGGCGGCGATCGAGGTAGTGTCGCGCACCAATGTATTCACCACCCACACGCCGGTGCCCGCCGGTAACGAGGTGTTCAGGGTCGACCTGCTGCGCCCCCATCTCGAGGCGCTGGAGGAGCAGATCGGCATCCCGGCCGACGAGGTGATCGCGTGGGGATCCCCGCCGCATCAGCCGGAACCGGCGGAGCTGTCCATGACGATCCTCGGCCTGCGGATGTCGCACTTCAACAACGGGGTCAGCGAGCTGCACGGGAGCGTGGCCCGGCGGATGTGGTCCTTTCTCTGGCCGAAGCTGCAGGAGGACGAAGTTCCCATTACGCACGTCACCAACGGGGTCCACATCCAGTCCTGGCTGGCGCCGGAGATGGCCCAGCTCTTCGACCGTTATCTGGGGCCGCAGTGGCGCTGGCATCCCGGCGATCCCGAGGTGCTTGCGCACATCGAGTATATTCCGGACGACGAACTCTGGCGCGCGCACGAAGTCATCCGTTCGCGGCTGATACGCACGGCCCGCGAGCGTATGACGCAGCAGTACCAGCGCCGCAACGCCACCCGGGCCGAACTCGCCCAGGCCCGGTCGGTGCTCGATCACGACGCCCTGACCATCGGGTTCGCCCGGCGGTTTGCAACCTACAAGCGGGCCACGCTCCTGTTGCGCGATCCGGACCGGCTTCTCCGGCTGCTGGGCAATGATGAGCGCCCCGTGCAGCTGGTCTTCGCCGGCAAGGCGCATCCCGCCGACGAGGGCGGTAAGCGGCTGATCCGGGAACTCGTGGACTTCGCGCGGCGGGCCGAAATCCGGATGCGTATGATTTTTCTGGAGGACTACGACATGTACGTGGCCCGCAGGCTCGTGCAGGGGGTCGATGTCTGGCTCAACACGCCGCGACGTCCTCTCGAGGCCAGCGGGACCTCGGGCATGAAGGCGGCCGTCAACGGCGGGCTCAACGTGAGCACGCTCGACGGCTGGTGGTGCGAGGGATACGCGCGGGAGAACGGCTGGGCCATCGGGCGCGGCGTCGAATACGAGGACCTCGACTACCAGGACAGTGTCGAATCGCAGGCCCTCTACAACCTGCTCGAGGACGAGATCATTCCCGCCTTCTACGATCGGCCGCTGGGGGATCTCCCCGGAAACTGGGTGAAGATGATGAAGGCGTCGATCCACATGGTCCTGGGGCGATTCACCAGCCACCGCATGCTCGCCGAGTACCAGGACCGCTTCTACAGGCCCGGCTGCCGGGATTTCGAACGACTGACGGAGGAAGGTGCGCGGGGTGCGCGGACGCTGGTCGAACAGCGGCGGCGGTTTGAAGCACACTGGCACGAGGTGTCCGTGGAAGACCCGGTCGCCGACCGCAACATCGTGTCGGTGCACGTGGGCGACAGCTTCGCGGTGTCGACGCGGGTGAATCTGGGCTCGCTCGACCCTGAGGACGTCGATATCCAGCTCTATTTCGGGCCGGTGGACTCCCACAACCGGATGACGCGCAGCGAAGTGCGGTCGATGGAGCTGGAGGGCGGGGAGAGAGAGAACGCGCACCGTTACCGCCAGGAGGTGACCTGCCGCACCACCGGCCGGTTCGGGTTCACCGCCCGCGCCGTTCCGAAGGGCGACGAGTGGAGGAAGATCATGCCGGGATTCATCACCTGGGCGGGGGAGGGATGA